From the Phoenix dactylifera cultivar Barhee BC4 chromosome 10, palm_55x_up_171113_PBpolish2nd_filt_p, whole genome shotgun sequence genome, one window contains:
- the LOC103703185 gene encoding WD repeat domain-containing protein 83-like has product MIDQMPIFRSPGELLQEYKGHTCKSYKMNCCPTNTDAHVAGGFDDGFIFFWDLVDASVVSRFRAHASVSLYAWQHKTT; this is encoded by the exons ATGATCGATCAGATGCCAATCTTTAG GTCCCCGGGGGAACTTTTGCAAGAATACAAGGGGCATACCTGCAAG TCTTACAAGATGAATTGCTGCCCGACCAACACTGATGCACATGTTGCTGGTGGGTTTGATGATgggtttattttcttttgggaTTTAGTAGATGCATCTGTGGTTTCGAGATTCCGAGCACATGCCTCCGTG TCTTTGTATGCATGGCAACATAAGACAACTTGA